In bacterium (Candidatus Blackallbacteria) CG13_big_fil_rev_8_21_14_2_50_49_14, the following are encoded in one genomic region:
- the pruA gene encoding L-glutamate gamma-semialdehyde dehydrogenase codes for MHLNLPEFTNEAFTDFSQAEHAQAMEAALQKVTAHFEREYPIVIGAEKIKTETKFSSYNPACPSQTMGTFQKGDAALAEKAIETAWAAFPAWSKTPAEERVAYLLKASEIVKARKFEIAAAMVYEVGKSWAEADGDVAEAIDFLEFYAREMLRYAAPQPITPYPGEANEAFYLPLGVGAIIPPWNFPFAILVGMSASALVTGNTVVLKPAEESMLMGAIFAEIMEEVGLPAGVLNFITGDGAEVGGVMVNHPLTRFISFTGSKDVGLLITEQAAKRIPGQRWIKRVIAELGGKDATVVDETADLEAAASGIVAAAFGFQGQKCSACSRAIIVESVYEQVLEKVVEKTQALTQGDPVQFENFMGPVINQESEDKCLRYIGYGHEEGRLLVGGHKLEREGHFIAPTVFADLDPSSRLAQEEVFGPVLALIKARDYKHALEIANGTPYGLTGAFYSQVEARLQEARDDFFVGNLYLNRKCTGALVGVHPFGGFNLSGTDSKAGGRDYLLNFMQAKSVTRKLG; via the coding sequence ATGCATCTCAATCTCCCTGAATTTACAAACGAAGCTTTTACTGATTTTTCTCAAGCCGAGCATGCCCAGGCGATGGAAGCTGCTCTTCAAAAGGTGACTGCTCACTTTGAACGTGAGTATCCGATCGTGATTGGGGCAGAAAAAATCAAAACTGAGACGAAGTTTAGTTCTTACAATCCTGCTTGTCCCAGTCAAACCATGGGAACCTTTCAAAAAGGCGATGCTGCTTTGGCTGAGAAGGCCATTGAAACCGCTTGGGCCGCTTTTCCGGCATGGTCAAAGACGCCCGCTGAAGAGCGGGTGGCTTATCTCTTAAAGGCTTCAGAAATCGTGAAGGCCCGTAAATTTGAGATTGCTGCTGCGATGGTCTATGAGGTGGGGAAATCCTGGGCCGAAGCAGATGGTGACGTTGCTGAAGCGATTGACTTTTTAGAGTTTTATGCCCGCGAAATGTTGCGCTATGCGGCCCCTCAGCCGATTACTCCTTATCCAGGAGAGGCCAATGAAGCCTTTTACTTGCCCTTGGGGGTGGGGGCGATCATTCCCCCTTGGAACTTCCCCTTTGCGATTTTGGTGGGCATGAGCGCTTCTGCGCTGGTTACCGGCAATACTGTGGTTTTAAAGCCTGCAGAGGAATCTATGCTGATGGGGGCGATCTTTGCTGAAATTATGGAAGAAGTTGGGCTGCCAGCAGGTGTGCTGAACTTTATTACAGGGGATGGCGCCGAAGTGGGCGGTGTGATGGTCAATCACCCTCTGACCCGTTTTATCTCTTTTACGGGCTCAAAGGACGTGGGGCTGCTGATTACTGAACAGGCGGCAAAACGCATTCCGGGGCAACGCTGGATCAAGCGGGTGATTGCGGAACTGGGCGGAAAAGATGCCACGGTTGTGGATGAAACCGCTGATCTTGAAGCTGCGGCCAGCGGAATTGTGGCGGCTGCTTTTGGTTTTCAAGGCCAAAAATGTTCAGCCTGTTCTCGTGCCATTATTGTTGAGAGCGTCTATGAGCAGGTGCTTGAAAAAGTCGTTGAAAAAACCCAAGCACTGACCCAGGGAGACCCTGTTCAATTTGAGAATTTTATGGGGCCTGTGATTAATCAGGAATCTGAAGACAAATGTCTGCGCTATATAGGCTATGGCCATGAAGAAGGTCGTTTGCTGGTGGGTGGGCATAAACTGGAGCGTGAAGGACATTTTATTGCGCCGACGGTCTTTGCCGATCTTGATCCCTCTTCCCGTTTGGCACAGGAAGAAGTCTTTGGGCCTGTCTTGGCCCTGATCAAAGCCCGTGATTACAAGCATGCTCTCGAAATTGCAAATGGCACGCCCTATGGTCTGACGGGTGCCTTTTACAGCCAGGTAGAAGCGCGTTTACAGGAAGCCCGTGATGATTTCTTTGTGGGGAATTTATACCTCAATCGTAAATGCACAGGGGCCTTGGTCGGCGTGCATCCCTTTGGTGGCTTTAACCTTTCGGGCACCGACTCAAAAGCCGGTGGCCGGGATTATCTTCTGAATTTTATGCAGGCCAAATCGGTCACGCGTAAGCTTGGATAG
- a CDS encoding gas vesicle protein, whose translation MSRAKTGKSRRKGRFFPFLIGFLLGAAAGGAVGLLLAPRSGAESRHLLSENLNQRREGASKVVNETRHQAQKNSGDLLSQVQERWSLLLGALQAGKQAAREKHQELRQKQSAPKGGKA comes from the coding sequence ATGAGTCGAGCGAAAACCGGAAAGTCCCGACGCAAGGGGCGTTTTTTTCCTTTCTTGATTGGATTTTTATTGGGCGCTGCAGCGGGTGGTGCCGTGGGGCTTTTACTGGCTCCACGTTCAGGCGCAGAAAGCCGTCATTTACTTTCAGAAAATTTGAACCAACGCCGTGAAGGTGCGAGCAAGGTCGTGAATGAAACACGGCACCAGGCGCAAAAGAACAGTGGCGACCTGCTCTCTCAGGTGCAGGAACGCTGGAGTCTGCTTCTGGGCGCGCTTCAGGCCGGCAAACAGGCTGCGCGTGAAAAACACCAGGAATTGCGTCAAAAGCAATCGGCTCCCAAAGGAGGAAAAGCATAA
- a CDS encoding 2-succinyl-5-enolpyruvyl-6-hydroxy-3-cyclohexene-1-carboxylic-acid synthase encodes MNLQTENLNLTWANLLIEELARWGCEYACISPGSRSTPLTVATARHEKFTSKICLDERAAAFYALGYARATGRPAVLICTSGSALAHYLPAVIEASQDRVPLLILSADRPPELLHTGANQAIQQIGIFSDYLRWSFDLPCPNLEIPPEMVLTTLDQALFQAQTGPVQINCHFREPLAPLPSPIPVHYLDSILPWTQGTFPYTQYQGGHLHLNPAELEKLAEKLNPARTGLLLVGRLKNNQEKEAILQFSQTLGWPVFADILSGLAHNPRVTEKVNHFDPLLVHPEFQNLCRPEVILHLGGEMTSARLNEYISSYRQEEYLRVCNHSERNDSLHQISQRLIADLPSFCEALAKQLEPSINRIWVKTLQNRSAAAEMVLSEHLDQNNMLSEPALVRQLSQILPSHSALMIGNSMPIRDFDMFASAMPAQACIFGNRGASGIDGNLATALGLGEGNQALTTLLLGDLALLHDLNALSLVKTAQEPLILIVINNDGGGIFSFLPIAQAEDVFESHFGTPHGFQFKGAAEMFGLNYVQPQTLEDFKTAYLTAVETRQHTLIEIQTKREANFRLHQEIHRQIGERLRGET; translated from the coding sequence ATGAACCTGCAAACTGAAAATTTAAATCTGACCTGGGCCAACCTCCTGATTGAGGAACTTGCGCGTTGGGGGTGTGAGTACGCCTGTATTTCACCCGGTTCTCGTTCCACCCCCTTAACAGTCGCCACAGCACGGCATGAAAAATTCACAAGCAAAATCTGTTTGGATGAACGCGCTGCTGCTTTTTATGCTCTGGGGTATGCTCGCGCCACCGGTCGGCCCGCAGTTCTGATTTGCACCTCTGGCAGTGCGCTTGCCCATTATTTACCAGCTGTGATTGAGGCCTCTCAGGACAGGGTGCCGCTCTTGATTTTAAGCGCAGATCGCCCACCAGAACTGCTCCATACAGGGGCCAATCAAGCCATCCAACAAATCGGCATTTTTTCAGATTATCTGCGCTGGTCCTTTGACCTTCCCTGCCCCAATTTAGAAATCCCACCTGAAATGGTTTTAACCACCCTCGATCAAGCACTGTTTCAGGCCCAAACCGGGCCTGTTCAAATCAACTGTCATTTTCGAGAGCCCTTGGCTCCCCTGCCCAGCCCGATTCCAGTACATTACCTGGATTCTATTCTGCCGTGGACCCAAGGTACTTTCCCCTATACCCAGTACCAGGGGGGGCATTTACATTTAAATCCGGCCGAATTAGAAAAATTAGCTGAGAAATTAAACCCCGCCCGGACAGGGCTCTTATTGGTGGGTCGCCTCAAAAACAATCAGGAAAAAGAAGCCATCCTTCAATTCTCTCAAACCTTGGGCTGGCCTGTCTTTGCGGACATACTTTCAGGCTTGGCACACAACCCACGCGTAACTGAAAAAGTCAATCATTTTGACCCCCTGCTGGTGCACCCAGAATTTCAAAACCTATGCCGCCCAGAGGTCATTCTGCACCTGGGCGGTGAAATGACTTCAGCCCGACTGAATGAATATATTTCATCTTACCGCCAGGAAGAATATCTCCGTGTCTGCAACCATTCTGAACGAAACGACAGTTTGCACCAAATCAGCCAACGCCTAATTGCGGATTTGCCAAGTTTTTGTGAGGCACTTGCAAAACAACTGGAACCCAGTATCAACCGGATTTGGGTCAAAACCTTACAAAACCGTTCAGCAGCAGCTGAAATGGTTTTAAGCGAGCATTTGGATCAAAACAATATGCTCAGCGAACCCGCCTTGGTACGCCAGCTTTCACAGATTTTGCCCTCCCATTCGGCTTTAATGATTGGAAACAGCATGCCCATTCGGGACTTCGATATGTTCGCTTCTGCCATGCCTGCCCAAGCCTGCATCTTTGGCAACCGGGGCGCCAGTGGTATTGATGGCAATCTGGCGACAGCCCTCGGTCTGGGAGAAGGCAACCAAGCCCTCACCACGCTTTTGCTGGGAGATCTCGCACTTTTGCATGATCTCAATGCCCTCAGCCTGGTCAAGACAGCCCAAGAGCCCTTGATTCTGATCGTGATCAACAACGATGGCGGTGGCATTTTCTCCTTTTTACCGATTGCCCAGGCAGAGGATGTTTTTGAAAGCCATTTTGGAACCCCCCACGGCTTTCAGTTCAAAGGGGCCGCTGAAATGTTTGGCTTGAACTATGTACAGCCTCAGACCCTTGAAGATTTCAAGACCGCTTATTTAACCGCTGTTGAAACGCGACAACATACCCTGATCGAAATCCAGACCAAGCGCGAGGCCAATTTCCGCCTTCACCAGGAAATTCATCGCCAAATTGGTGAACGCTTACGCGGTGAAACCTAA
- a CDS encoding RNA methyltransferase produces MPIFNTPQTLVAACSFGLEALVSEELRNLGIEILQTENGKVRFRGGQAELAKALLWLRTADRIGIELASFPAENFDELFDQTCALPWEDWLPPDAVMHITGRSHKSKLFSVRDCQALVKKALIKAMQRKYKLQTFPEDGALYKIEISMLNDQATLMLDTTGPSLHKRGYRSDAGEAPLKETLAAALVLLSRWEPSRILCDPCCGSGTIAIEAALIGLNRAPGLKRKFTAETWPEADLKLWKTLRTQAQEQELPGDFRILASDSDSKVLRKARQNAQNAGVSDQVAIQTLNLSEFRSRKKYGVLITNPPYGERIGEKAEVLALYKDLKALMDSQETWSWFVLSADHGLETAINRQASKRRKLFNGKIPCQYFQFFGPFPSRHDFARDEA; encoded by the coding sequence ATGCCGATTTTTAATACCCCTCAAACCCTGGTTGCCGCCTGCTCATTTGGTCTTGAAGCTTTGGTCAGCGAAGAACTGCGTAATTTGGGCATTGAAATTCTTCAAACTGAAAACGGCAAGGTTCGTTTTCGCGGAGGCCAGGCCGAACTCGCCAAAGCCTTGCTTTGGCTACGCACAGCCGATCGGATTGGGATTGAATTGGCAAGTTTTCCCGCAGAAAACTTTGATGAACTTTTTGATCAAACCTGTGCTTTGCCCTGGGAAGACTGGTTGCCCCCCGACGCAGTGATGCATATTACCGGACGCTCGCATAAATCCAAGCTTTTCAGTGTACGCGACTGCCAGGCCCTGGTGAAAAAAGCCCTGATCAAAGCCATGCAGCGCAAATACAAACTGCAAACCTTTCCTGAAGACGGGGCGCTGTATAAAATCGAAATCTCCATGCTGAATGATCAGGCCACCCTGATGCTCGATACCACCGGCCCGAGCTTGCACAAACGCGGCTACCGCAGTGATGCCGGTGAAGCCCCCCTGAAAGAAACCCTGGCAGCAGCTTTGGTTCTACTCAGTCGCTGGGAGCCCTCTCGGATTCTCTGTGATCCCTGCTGTGGTTCAGGTACGATCGCCATCGAAGCAGCCTTGATTGGACTGAACCGTGCACCGGGCTTAAAGCGTAAATTCACAGCAGAAACCTGGCCTGAAGCCGATCTCAAACTCTGGAAAACCCTGCGCACCCAGGCCCAAGAACAGGAGCTTCCTGGCGATTTTCGCATCCTGGCCTCAGACAGTGACAGCAAAGTTCTGCGCAAAGCCCGTCAAAATGCCCAAAATGCAGGGGTCAGTGATCAGGTCGCCATTCAAACCTTGAATTTATCTGAATTTCGCTCCCGGAAAAAATATGGGGTCTTGATCACCAATCCACCCTATGGCGAACGAATCGGTGAAAAAGCTGAAGTATTGGCGCTGTATAAAGATCTGAAAGCCCTGATGGACAGCCAGGAAACCTGGTCATGGTTTGTGCTCAGTGCAGATCATGGTTTAGAAACGGCGATCAACCGGCAAGCCAGTAAACGCCGCAAACTCTTCAATGGCAAAATTCCCTGCCAATATTTTCAGTTCTTTGGGCCTTTCCCCTCCCGCCACGATTTCGCGCGCGACGAAGCATAA
- a CDS encoding class I SAM-dependent methyltransferase, which yields MLSGVPATSLWALRAKAEENQKDKALLQDALAAEWYPKIAWLFDEALEAQYSQILQKAIVLRTLILDRLVKTHFQKHKNPGLLELGCGFSTRFARISPSQGNWYDLDLPEIIELRASLGFPSQANHWHIVASAFENDWFDYLQNQNPQELLIIAEGLLMYFPLERVKTLIFSLKQKFPGAYFAFDVIGSMHLKSAQNAAEQTESPIYWGTASISQFCKEMELEIAGDLSLGTHLSLIPRLHSSLSPLTRSLLRWKWLSDKMGGSVLTKL from the coding sequence ATGCTTTCTGGGGTTCCAGCAACAAGCCTGTGGGCCCTGAGAGCCAAGGCCGAGGAGAACCAAAAAGACAAAGCGCTCTTACAGGATGCTTTGGCCGCTGAATGGTATCCTAAAATTGCCTGGCTTTTTGATGAAGCCTTGGAAGCTCAATATTCTCAAATTCTTCAAAAAGCAATTGTCCTGCGCACGCTGATTCTGGATCGTCTGGTGAAAACACATTTTCAAAAGCATAAAAACCCAGGACTCTTAGAGTTGGGCTGTGGTTTTTCAACGCGCTTTGCCCGCATCTCGCCCAGTCAAGGAAATTGGTATGACCTGGATTTACCAGAGATTATTGAGCTACGCGCCTCACTGGGATTCCCCTCCCAAGCCAATCATTGGCATATTGTGGCCTCGGCCTTTGAAAATGATTGGTTTGACTATCTTCAGAATCAAAATCCCCAGGAGCTGCTGATTATCGCAGAGGGGCTTTTGATGTATTTTCCCCTGGAAAGGGTAAAAACCTTGATCTTTTCTCTCAAACAGAAATTTCCAGGTGCGTATTTCGCCTTTGACGTGATTGGAAGCATGCATTTAAAATCAGCGCAAAACGCAGCAGAACAGACTGAAAGCCCTATTTATTGGGGAACAGCCAGCATTTCACAGTTCTGCAAGGAAATGGAGCTTGAAATAGCAGGAGATCTCAGTTTAGGTACACATTTAAGTCTCATTCCCCGCCTGCACAGCTCGCTTTCACCCCTGACCCGCTCCCTGCTTCGCTGGAAATGGCTCAGCGACAAAATGGGAGGCAGTGTGCTAACAAAATTATAG
- a CDS encoding N-acetyltransferase: MIKKPLPVHLLGNRIELRRHKLNLASKMFQAVDQDRERLRQFLPWVDAIQSEADERAYIRSTQAAWKACTLFDYGIFLKDSGVYLGNLGVHHLAWAHERCELGYWMIGAFEGQGYMTEAVQVLEKQLFESGFNRIEIRCSTLNHRSAGVPERLGYSLEGKLRREAMEMGAWRDTFIYAKLKDD; encoded by the coding sequence ATGATAAAAAAGCCTTTGCCTGTGCATTTGCTGGGAAACCGCATTGAATTGCGCCGACACAAGCTCAATTTGGCATCCAAAATGTTTCAGGCTGTCGATCAGGACCGAGAGCGCCTGCGCCAGTTTTTGCCTTGGGTCGATGCGATTCAGTCTGAAGCCGATGAACGCGCCTATATCCGCTCGACCCAGGCTGCTTGGAAAGCCTGTACGCTATTTGATTATGGGATTTTCCTAAAAGATTCTGGAGTTTATCTGGGAAATCTCGGGGTTCACCATCTGGCATGGGCGCATGAACGCTGTGAATTGGGCTATTGGATGATCGGGGCTTTTGAAGGGCAGGGCTATATGACGGAAGCCGTTCAAGTTCTCGAAAAGCAATTGTTTGAATCGGGATTCAACCGGATTGAAATTCGCTGTTCTACACTCAACCATCGTTCTGCAGGGGTGCCTGAACGTCTGGGTTATTCTCTTGAAGGAAAACTCAGACGTGAAGCGATGGAAATGGGAGCCTGGCGGGATACCTTTATTTATGCCAAATTAAAGGATGATTGA
- a CDS encoding hemolysin D, producing the protein MNISLSSPQAPWLKQGINANQFEEIANITVAFLGLFLSLIGFAVLMAFSTMTRHWQPIVASSVYGTTLILLFAASILYHGSLATDMVHKKAFQIIDHCAIYLLIAGSFTPMGLVVLKDHPSGLPMLGLLWLIAGLGCLHKIFMPMGNNLLSTLAYVGMGWSITLVFAPLQAGLQSGGIQLIVAGGIFYTLGSVFYLYDHKFRMAHALWHGFVLAGSLSHYLAILLFVVMPGARLIG; encoded by the coding sequence ATGAATATTTCACTCTCTTCCCCCCAAGCCCCCTGGCTTAAACAGGGTATCAATGCCAATCAATTTGAAGAAATCGCAAATATCACGGTTGCTTTTCTAGGGCTTTTTCTCAGCCTAATAGGGTTTGCCGTGCTCATGGCCTTCAGCACCATGACCCGCCACTGGCAACCGATTGTCGCCAGCTCAGTCTATGGAACCACCTTGATTCTGCTTTTTGCCGCCTCGATTCTTTACCATGGCTCTTTGGCCACAGATATGGTGCATAAAAAAGCCTTTCAAATCATTGACCATTGCGCAATTTACCTTTTGATTGCGGGTTCGTTTACCCCCATGGGTCTGGTTGTGCTCAAGGATCACCCCAGCGGGTTGCCCATGTTGGGTCTGCTCTGGCTGATCGCAGGTCTGGGCTGCCTGCACAAGATTTTCATGCCCATGGGCAATAATCTGCTTTCAACCCTGGCCTATGTCGGTATGGGATGGTCAATCACGCTGGTATTCGCGCCCTTGCAGGCCGGTTTACAGTCGGGGGGCATCCAGTTGATTGTCGCAGGCGGGATCTTTTATACCCTGGGCTCTGTCTTTTATCTCTATGATCATAAATTCCGCATGGCACATGCCCTTTGGCATGGATTCGTGCTGGCAGGTAGTCTCAGCCACTACCTCGCGATTCTGCTTTTCGTGGTCATGCCCGGTGCCCGTTTAATCGGCTAA